In one window of bacterium DNA:
- a CDS encoding phosphomethylpyrimidine synthase ThiC, which translates to MKDQVELKNGLTIGANLPTQLNVLLGFNKKEEMFSEYEKLKVLSKNESQVGVISDLSLYRTSSKNTIWNRVLNDTDCIAATVPIYLAQENRLINLNMLKESIQEQSEAGVGIITIHPTATRSMIYACKSRLIPITSRGGAVVVNDLKKRNEENNAYVKILDFIIDVAKRNGTVLSIGSTFRSATILDAFDATYISELQKQMEIADLIRSQGVSVIIETPGHADPRKLQLICDLLHNQPYPIMPLGPMPTDIGGNNDDTVAVIGAVLMGTNGCADILSVVTNAEHTGGIPSLETLLLALEKYRIAKHIIDLYKTEDKSKDFEVSKERSLSISCKVDKPQECDRCGYLCPLYYTFR; encoded by the coding sequence ATGAAAGATCAAGTAGAATTAAAAAACGGTCTAACTATTGGTGCTAACTTGCCAACGCAGTTAAATGTTCTTCTTGGATTTAATAAAAAAGAAGAGATGTTTTCTGAGTATGAAAAACTTAAAGTTTTATCAAAGAATGAGAGCCAAGTTGGAGTTATTTCCGACTTGAGTTTGTATAGGACTTCATCAAAAAACACAATATGGAATAGAGTACTCAATGATACAGATTGTATCGCAGCAACGGTTCCTATCTATCTGGCACAAGAAAATAGATTGATCAATTTAAATATGTTGAAAGAAAGCATTCAGGAGCAATCGGAAGCCGGTGTCGGCATAATAACAATTCATCCAACTGCAACAAGATCTATGATTTACGCTTGTAAATCAAGGCTAATCCCTATTACGTCCAGGGGGGGAGCAGTTGTTGTCAACGATCTTAAAAAGCGAAACGAAGAAAACAATGCTTACGTTAAAATATTGGATTTCATTATTGACGTCGCCAAGCGAAATGGGACGGTGTTAAGTATTGGGTCAACTTTTCGTAGTGCAACAATACTTGACGCTTTTGATGCAACATATATTTCAGAATTGCAAAAGCAAATGGAGATTGCAGATTTGATTAGGAGTCAAGGTGTATCAGTTATAATTGAAACACCAGGGCATGCAGACCCACGAAAGCTTCAATTAATTTGCGATTTGTTACATAACCAACCTTATCCAATAATGCCGTTAGGCCCAATGCCAACAGATATTGGGGGAAATAATGACGATACAGTTGCAGTTATTGGTGCTGTGTTAATGGGAACAAACGGGTGTGCAGATATTTTATCGGTTGTTACTAACGCTGAGCACACTGGTGGAATTCCATCACTCGAGACTCTATTACTTGCTTTGGAGAAGTACAGAATTGCAAAACATATTATCGATTTATACAAAACTGAAGATAAATCCAAGGATTTCGAAGTTTCAAAAGAAAGGAGTTTGAGTATAAGCTGCAAAGTCGATAAACCACAGGAGTGTGATAGGTGCGGCTACTTATGTCCGCTTTATTATACTTTTAGATGA